The following proteins come from a genomic window of Achromobacter deleyi:
- the gcvPB gene encoding aminomethyl-transferring glycine dehydrogenase subunit GcvPB, whose protein sequence is MTIKPKEYHAPVWNEPIIMEMGHPGRRGLLFPPIESEIRDQVGDADDLIPFALRRQDKPALPEMSEPEVLYHYLRLSQQTLGMMGTSLFGTCTMKYNAQINEQMAWRPELTQLHPLQHEDTMQGALEIVHNMDLALRELSGMDQFVFQAGGGAEAAFTHCAVTRAYHAARGELEQRDEIITTIQTHPCNPATAATAGFKVITLMLDENGYPSLDALKAAVSHRTAALMVNNPDDMGVYNPEMKEWIRIVHEAGGLAFYDAANFNGTMSKVRAREIGFDACMFMLHKTFGAPKSGVGGPATGAYGCTAELAPFLPTPLVTHADGRYRLDHDRPRSVGKIREFWGNVQVILKAYAWVRAMGAAGIAQASDISVLANNYMEKGLLAIRGVNRSHPEATLPRLEMTRYSLEQMKEETGVDVHDVQNRMTDFGIDAMWTSHEPWLLPEPFTPEAGEMYGKEALDRWIAVLAQISDEAYSDPRIVKSAPHNQAIHRLKPGDTDAPGKRAMTWRAFKKKQSPSPL, encoded by the coding sequence ATGACAATCAAGCCCAAGGAATATCACGCCCCGGTCTGGAACGAACCCATCATCATGGAAATGGGCCACCCCGGACGCCGAGGCCTCCTGTTCCCGCCGATCGAAAGCGAGATCCGCGACCAGGTCGGAGACGCCGACGACCTCATCCCGTTCGCCCTGCGCCGCCAGGATAAGCCCGCCCTGCCGGAAATGTCGGAGCCGGAGGTTCTGTACCACTATCTGCGCCTGTCGCAGCAGACGCTCGGCATGATGGGCACCAGCCTGTTCGGCACCTGCACGATGAAGTACAACGCGCAAATCAATGAGCAGATGGCGTGGCGCCCCGAGCTCACCCAACTGCACCCGCTGCAGCATGAAGACACCATGCAGGGCGCCCTGGAGATCGTGCACAACATGGACCTGGCCTTGCGCGAGCTGTCGGGCATGGACCAGTTCGTGTTCCAGGCCGGCGGCGGCGCCGAGGCCGCGTTCACGCATTGTGCGGTGACGCGCGCCTACCACGCCGCGCGCGGGGAACTGGAACAGCGCGACGAGATCATCACGACCATCCAGACCCACCCGTGCAATCCGGCGACGGCGGCGACCGCGGGATTCAAGGTCATCACGCTGATGCTGGATGAAAACGGCTATCCGTCGCTCGACGCGCTGAAAGCGGCGGTTTCCCACCGCACCGCCGCCCTGATGGTCAACAACCCCGACGACATGGGGGTCTACAACCCCGAGATGAAGGAATGGATCCGCATCGTGCATGAGGCCGGCGGCCTGGCGTTCTACGACGCCGCCAACTTCAACGGCACCATGTCGAAGGTCCGGGCCCGCGAGATCGGCTTCGACGCCTGCATGTTCATGCTGCACAAGACCTTCGGCGCGCCCAAGAGCGGCGTCGGCGGCCCGGCCACCGGGGCTTATGGATGCACCGCCGAGCTGGCGCCGTTTCTTCCCACGCCGCTGGTGACGCATGCGGACGGCCGCTACCGCCTCGACCATGACCGGCCGCGAAGCGTCGGCAAGATCCGCGAGTTCTGGGGCAACGTGCAGGTCATCCTGAAAGCCTATGCCTGGGTCCGCGCCATGGGCGCCGCCGGCATCGCGCAAGCCTCCGACATCTCGGTGCTGGCCAACAACTACATGGAGAAGGGACTGCTCGCGATCCGCGGCGTCAACAGATCCCATCCCGAAGCGACGCTGCCAAGGCTGGAAATGACCCGCTACAGCCTTGAACAGATGAAGGAGGAGACCGGCGTCGACGTCCATGACGTGCAGAATCGAATGACCGATTTCGGCATCGACGCCATGTGGACCAGCCACGAACCCTGGCTGCTGCCCGAACCGTTCACGCCGGAGGCCGGCGAGATGTACGGCAAGGAGGCGCTGGACCGCTGGATCGCGGTGCTCGCGCAGATTTCCGACGAAGCCTATTCCGATCCGCGCATCGTCAAGTCCGCGCCGCACAACCAGGCGATCCACCGCCTGAAGCCGGGCGATACCGACGCGCCGGGCAAACGCGCCATGACTTGGCGCGCGTTCAAGAAGAAGCAGTCCCCTTCGCCTCTCTGA
- a CDS encoding aldehyde dehydrogenase family protein, whose product MITPDQGPDLSAQVPHALPTRRDLYYGGAWHPPRGGNYQRSHSPGTQADLGRYAVADADDVDAAVAAARQAFPAWRDTPPLTRAALLRQAAAIIREHGLELALIDAVDCGNPVRQMQDDAVFAAAQLEYFAGLVMELKGETIPTMNGSLDYTLREPLGVVARIIPFNHPFMFAAGKIAAPLAAGNTVIVKPPEQAPLSTLRLFELIADLFPPGVLNCLGGDRETGAALSAHPDVAAVALIGSVNAGKAVMRTAADDLKKVLLELGGKNAMIVYPDADLDKMPLGAVRGMNFTWCGQSCGSTSRLFLHESIHDDVLARIVELTAQLHTPGLPTDMRTTMGALVSSQQMDKTLSYVESAVAEGARVAHGGKRSGDPALAAGYFVEPTILANVTPSMRVAREEIFGPVLSVLKWSNEEDLYAAVNGVEYGLTASIWTTDLRTAHRAAARVQAGYVWINGSSAHFIGAPFGGYKQSGVGREECKEELLEFTQTKNVNVTLD is encoded by the coding sequence ATGATCACTCCCGACCAGGGGCCCGACCTGTCCGCGCAGGTGCCCCACGCCCTGCCGACCCGGCGCGACCTGTATTACGGCGGCGCCTGGCACCCGCCCCGCGGCGGCAACTATCAACGCAGCCACAGCCCCGGCACGCAGGCCGACCTGGGACGCTATGCGGTGGCCGATGCCGACGACGTCGATGCGGCCGTGGCCGCGGCCAGGCAGGCATTCCCCGCGTGGCGCGACACGCCGCCGCTGACCCGCGCCGCGCTGCTGCGCCAGGCGGCGGCGATCATCCGCGAACATGGCCTGGAACTGGCCCTGATCGATGCCGTCGATTGCGGCAACCCGGTCAGGCAGATGCAGGACGACGCGGTGTTCGCCGCCGCGCAGCTGGAGTACTTCGCCGGCCTGGTGATGGAGTTGAAGGGCGAGACCATCCCCACGATGAACGGCTCGCTGGACTACACGCTGCGCGAACCGCTGGGCGTGGTGGCGCGCATCATCCCGTTCAACCATCCCTTCATGTTCGCCGCCGGCAAGATCGCGGCCCCGCTGGCCGCCGGCAACACGGTGATCGTGAAGCCGCCGGAGCAGGCGCCCCTGTCCACCCTGCGCCTGTTCGAACTGATTGCCGACCTGTTCCCGCCCGGGGTGCTGAACTGCCTGGGCGGCGACCGCGAGACGGGCGCCGCGTTGTCGGCGCATCCGGACGTGGCGGCGGTGGCGCTGATCGGCAGCGTCAACGCCGGCAAGGCGGTGATGCGCACGGCCGCGGACGACCTGAAGAAGGTGCTGCTGGAACTGGGCGGCAAGAATGCCATGATCGTCTATCCCGACGCGGACCTGGACAAGATGCCACTGGGCGCGGTGCGCGGCATGAACTTCACCTGGTGCGGCCAATCGTGCGGGTCGACCAGCCGGTTGTTCCTGCACGAGTCCATCCACGACGACGTGCTGGCGCGCATCGTCGAGCTGACCGCGCAGCTGCACACGCCCGGCCTGCCCACCGACATGCGCACGACGATGGGCGCGCTGGTTTCGAGCCAGCAGATGGACAAGACGCTGTCCTATGTGGAATCGGCGGTGGCCGAAGGCGCGCGGGTGGCGCATGGCGGCAAGCGCAGCGGCGACCCCGCGCTGGCCGCGGGCTACTTCGTCGAGCCGACCATCCTGGCCAACGTGACGCCGTCAATGCGCGTGGCGCGCGAGGAGATCTTCGGCCCGGTGCTGTCGGTGCTCAAGTGGTCGAACGAGGAAGACCTGTACGCCGCGGTCAACGGCGTGGAATACGGCCTGACGGCCTCGATCTGGACCACCGACCTGCGCACCGCGCATCGCGCCGCGGCGCGCGTGCAGGCCGGCTATGTGTGGATCAACGGCTCGTCGGCGCACTTCATCGGCGCGCCGTTCGGCGGCTACAAGCAGTCGGGCGTCGGCCGCGAGGAATGCAAGGAAGAGCTGCTGGAATTCACGCAGACCAAGAACGTCAACGTCACCCTGGATTGA
- a CDS encoding AraC family transcriptional regulator, whose protein sequence is MQLPEEMKEVARSCDESPAGAGLSRPGELTGALLRAARQYADARLDGEGVAATPIDGMFILRETAPSPLQYAITRPLVALVLQGGKRVGMGERSFTFGAGESLLIAMDVPTVSQVITASAAAPYYSLVVELDAAVITELVGEMGELPLQPDHPVRVGRTEAEVADAALRLLRLLDRPRSLAVLGRQLVRELHYWLLAGRHGGAIRVLGVADGHGRRIARAIEMLRAGYARPLRIETLAEAAGMSLSVFHTHFRNITTLTPLQFQKQLRLLEARRRMLAEGVAIGAAAHGVGYESVTQFTREYARMFGQPPARNIREMRALAHSATS, encoded by the coding sequence ATGCAATTGCCCGAAGAAATGAAAGAGGTTGCCCGATCCTGTGATGAAAGCCCCGCGGGGGCCGGCCTGTCCAGGCCCGGCGAACTGACCGGGGCCCTGCTGCGGGCGGCACGGCAATATGCCGACGCACGCCTTGACGGCGAGGGCGTGGCCGCCACCCCCATCGATGGCATGTTCATCCTGCGCGAGACCGCGCCGTCGCCCCTGCAGTACGCCATCACCCGGCCCCTGGTCGCGCTGGTGCTGCAAGGCGGCAAGCGCGTCGGCATGGGCGAGCGCAGCTTTACGTTTGGCGCTGGCGAGTCGCTACTGATCGCGATGGACGTGCCGACGGTGAGCCAGGTCATCACGGCGAGCGCGGCCGCGCCCTACTACTCGCTGGTCGTGGAACTGGATGCCGCGGTGATCACCGAGTTGGTCGGTGAAATGGGCGAGCTGCCGCTGCAACCCGACCACCCGGTACGGGTGGGCCGGACGGAAGCGGAGGTCGCCGACGCGGCCTTGCGCCTGCTCAGGCTGCTCGACAGGCCGCGATCGCTGGCGGTGCTGGGCCGCCAGCTGGTGCGGGAACTGCATTACTGGTTGCTTGCCGGGCGGCATGGCGGCGCCATTCGCGTGCTCGGAGTGGCCGACGGCCATGGCCGCAGGATTGCCCGCGCCATCGAGATGCTCAGGGCCGGATATGCCCGGCCCCTGCGCATCGAAACGCTGGCCGAGGCGGCGGGCATGAGTCTGTCCGTGTTTCATACGCACTTTCGCAACATCACGACGCTGACGCCGCTGCAATTCCAGAAGCAGCTTCGGCTGCTCGAGGCGCGGCGGCGCATGCTCGCCGAAGGCGTTGCCATCGGCGCCGCCGCCCATGGCGTCGGCTATGAAAGCGTGACGCAGTTCACCCGTGAATATGCGCGGATGTTTGGCCAGCCTCCGGCCCGCAACATCCGGGAAATGCGCGCGCTGGCGCATTCGGCGACGTCTTGA
- a CDS encoding cupin domain-containing protein, with protein sequence MPAETSGSAFAPIVHSAQQWRDAMSEMSKRKTPSFFHIRARLPRQGRTNQVLGASPYMNVVLKTYAGGGENEIHAHTNEDHVFVVLQGGATFLGPRGETRRVGRNDCVLVPAGAFYSFQADEAEPLVMLRVGAAIDRAGDVLARVDERGQPFDGYSERNREVPAILHDALIYE encoded by the coding sequence ATGCCCGCAGAAACTTCAGGATCCGCATTCGCGCCCATCGTCCACAGCGCGCAGCAGTGGCGCGACGCGATGTCGGAAATGTCGAAACGCAAGACGCCGAGTTTCTTCCATATCCGCGCCCGCTTGCCGCGGCAGGGGCGCACCAATCAGGTGCTGGGCGCGTCGCCCTACATGAACGTCGTGCTCAAGACCTATGCCGGCGGCGGCGAGAACGAGATCCATGCCCACACCAACGAGGACCACGTCTTCGTCGTGCTGCAGGGCGGCGCCACTTTCCTGGGGCCGCGTGGGGAAACGCGGCGGGTCGGGCGCAACGACTGCGTGCTGGTGCCGGCAGGCGCGTTCTATTCGTTCCAGGCCGACGAGGCCGAACCGCTGGTGATGCTGCGGGTGGGCGCCGCCATCGACCGGGCGGGGGACGTGCTGGCGCGCGTCGACGAGCGGGGGCAACCTTTCGATGGCTACTCCGAACGCAACAGGGAAGTCCCCGCCATCCTGCACGATGCGCTGATTTACGAGTGA
- the gcvPA gene encoding aminomethyl-transferring glycine dehydrogenase subunit GcvPA, which yields MLASVGVQTIEELFAQIPADHRLARPLDLPPALTERELRRHLVETLAKNQTTEQNLSFLGAGIWQHHVPAAVDEVVRRNEWLTSIFGEPSSDHGRNQAWFEFCSQLGELLNLDLVGLPVRSWGTAAGHAMRMAARLTARSEVVVVRAIDPERLSVIRNYCEPPEMASHIAIRLVDYDPATGLIDLDDLRAAVNSRTAAVYFEVPSYLGVIEHQAAAIAAIARAAGAETIVGVDPISLGVLASPADYGADIVVGTIQPLGVHLHAGGGLGGFIASRDEPRYAEAYPTLFISISETLKPGEYGFGLGLFHQSSYGLRDKGNDWTGHSVYMWAIAATTYMAMMGPQGFVDVGRLILQRAHHAARRLAQIDGIRIHFPAGFFKEFVVNFDGTGKTVAHINRALLARGIFGGKDLRADFPELGESALFSVTEIHTLSDIERLAGALKEVTQQ from the coding sequence ATGCTGGCCTCGGTCGGCGTCCAGACCATCGAGGAACTGTTCGCCCAGATCCCCGCGGATCATCGATTGGCGCGACCGCTCGACCTGCCGCCGGCGCTCACCGAACGCGAACTGCGACGGCATCTCGTCGAAACGCTCGCCAAGAACCAGACCACCGAGCAGAACCTGAGCTTCCTGGGCGCCGGCATCTGGCAGCATCACGTCCCCGCGGCCGTCGACGAAGTGGTCCGCCGCAACGAGTGGCTGACGTCCATCTTCGGCGAGCCCAGCTCCGATCACGGCCGCAACCAGGCGTGGTTCGAATTCTGCAGCCAGCTCGGCGAACTGCTGAACCTCGACCTCGTCGGCTTGCCCGTGCGCAGCTGGGGCACCGCGGCCGGCCACGCCATGCGGATGGCCGCGCGCCTGACGGCGCGCAGCGAGGTCGTGGTGGTGCGCGCGATCGATCCCGAGCGGCTGTCGGTCATCCGCAACTATTGCGAGCCGCCCGAGATGGCAAGCCATATCGCCATCCGCCTCGTCGACTACGATCCCGCCACCGGCCTGATCGACCTGGACGACCTGCGCGCCGCCGTCAATTCCCGGACCGCCGCCGTGTACTTCGAGGTGCCGTCCTATCTCGGCGTGATCGAGCACCAGGCAGCCGCCATCGCCGCCATCGCCCGTGCCGCGGGGGCAGAGACGATCGTCGGCGTCGATCCGATCTCGCTGGGCGTGCTGGCCTCGCCGGCCGACTACGGCGCCGATATCGTGGTGGGCACCATCCAGCCGCTGGGCGTCCACCTGCACGCCGGCGGAGGCCTCGGCGGCTTTATCGCATCGCGCGACGAACCCCGCTACGCCGAGGCGTACCCCACGCTCTTCATCAGCATTTCCGAGACCCTGAAGCCGGGCGAATATGGCTTCGGCCTCGGCCTTTTCCACCAGTCATCCTATGGCCTTCGCGACAAGGGCAATGACTGGACCGGGCATTCGGTCTACATGTGGGCGATCGCCGCCACCACCTACATGGCGATGATGGGTCCGCAGGGATTCGTCGACGTCGGCAGGCTGATTCTGCAGCGCGCCCATCATGCCGCGCGGCGCCTGGCGCAGATCGACGGGATTCGCATCCATTTCCCGGCGGGCTTCTTCAAGGAGTTCGTCGTCAATTTCGACGGCACCGGCAAGACCGTCGCGCACATCAACCGCGCCCTTCTCGCAAGGGGAATTTTCGGCGGCAAGGACCTGCGGGCGGACTTTCCGGAACTGGGCGAAAGCGCCCTCTTCAGCGTGACCGAGATCCACACCCTATCCGACATCGAGCGCCTGGCCGGCGCCCTCAAAGAGGTGACCCAGCAATGA
- a CDS encoding LLM class oxidoreductase, which translates to MNAITHHRGYSTMYREASLTLGLFFAIESYSGAVPDMDLAQQIRTAQLAESHGFAALYFRDVFLNVPSFGDVGHIHDPWAFMGYVTAHTSRIALATGSIITTLRHPLLVAKAAASIDRLSNQRLVLGIATGDRPAEFPAFGQTLAARGELFREALAVMRQAWAEDFPRIATPRVNLSGADTLPKPTLRNIPVMVTGNSRQSIEWIAEHGDGWLFYPQNLAEQAGTIKRWRSLTPAFKPFAQSLYIDLAEQADAPPAPMHLGFRAGRNFVIQYLHSLKAIGVNHVGLNLKYSRRPAHEVVQELGEFVVPAFPAHAVAGD; encoded by the coding sequence ATGAACGCGATCACACACCACCGTGGCTACTCGACCATGTACCGGGAGGCAAGCCTGACGCTGGGGCTCTTCTTCGCCATCGAGTCCTATTCCGGCGCCGTTCCCGACATGGACCTGGCGCAGCAGATCCGCACGGCCCAACTGGCCGAATCCCATGGCTTCGCGGCCCTGTACTTCCGGGACGTGTTCCTCAACGTGCCCTCGTTCGGCGACGTGGGCCACATCCATGACCCCTGGGCATTCATGGGCTACGTGACCGCGCACACGTCGCGCATTGCCCTGGCGACCGGCAGCATCATCACCACGCTGCGCCACCCCTTGCTCGTCGCCAAGGCGGCGGCGTCCATCGACCGCCTGTCGAACCAGCGCCTGGTGCTGGGCATCGCCACCGGCGACCGGCCGGCGGAGTTCCCGGCCTTCGGCCAGACCCTGGCCGCGCGTGGCGAACTGTTCCGGGAGGCCCTGGCCGTCATGCGCCAGGCCTGGGCCGAGGACTTTCCGCGGATCGCCACGCCTCGCGTGAACCTGTCCGGCGCGGACACGCTGCCAAAGCCGACATTGCGGAACATCCCCGTGATGGTGACGGGCAACTCCCGCCAATCCATCGAATGGATCGCCGAGCATGGCGACGGCTGGCTCTTCTATCCGCAGAACCTGGCGGAGCAGGCCGGCACGATCAAGCGGTGGCGATCGCTGACGCCGGCATTCAAGCCGTTTGCGCAATCGCTGTACATCGACCTGGCCGAGCAAGCCGATGCGCCGCCCGCTCCCATGCATCTGGGATTCCGCGCGGGCCGAAATTTCGTCATCCAGTACCTGCATTCCCTGAAGGCCATCGGCGTCAACCACGTCGGTCTCAACCTCAAGTACAGCCGCCGGCCGGCGCATGAAGTCGTCCAGGAACTGGGGGAATTCGTGGTGCCGGCATTCCCGGCGCATGCGGTCGCGGGGGACTAG
- a CDS encoding citrate/2-methylcitrate synthase — MENRRKKTAAPVADENAPAAGTLVDARTAIERLGIKMQTLYAYVSRGWVRVVPAVGGKGNLYYVEDLDALAARGRGRSMTGAGAERMIRWGGNAVMQTSITAIGPEGPRYRGKPAAELVLHHRTFEDCTELLWNGMLPDTSVAWQPARPGVGFQALADGIVQVAARNQARRLLSVAVEAYAASLGRNPELALGAPVLAARQLIQAMSAATGLLADPPTYALNETPQSIAQILAVNLRVGDTPEHLRLLDAALILSADNELAPATFAARIAASAAADLFSCVTTALGAFEGMLTGLGCEQAESVLAQARSRDAYLDQLKSLLARKSPVPGFGHPLYPDGDPRATLLLDLVREVGPASARGEMALQGVDQASNELGLKPNLPLALAVLSAVLGAPLGAAGALMSVGRAAGWVAHALEQRLAGFLVRPRARYIGPS, encoded by the coding sequence ATGGAAAACCGACGCAAGAAAACGGCCGCCCCGGTGGCTGACGAGAACGCTCCCGCCGCGGGGACGTTGGTCGATGCGCGCACCGCCATCGAGCGGCTGGGCATCAAGATGCAGACGCTGTATGCCTACGTCAGCCGTGGCTGGGTGCGCGTGGTGCCGGCGGTGGGCGGCAAGGGCAACCTGTACTACGTGGAAGACCTGGATGCGCTGGCCGCGCGCGGCCGCGGCCGATCCATGACCGGCGCGGGGGCCGAGCGCATGATCCGCTGGGGCGGCAACGCGGTCATGCAGACCTCGATCACCGCCATCGGTCCCGAGGGGCCGCGCTACCGGGGCAAGCCCGCGGCCGAGCTGGTGCTGCACCATCGAACCTTCGAGGACTGCACCGAACTGCTGTGGAACGGCATGCTGCCCGACACCTCGGTGGCCTGGCAGCCCGCCAGGCCCGGGGTCGGGTTCCAGGCGCTGGCCGACGGCATCGTGCAGGTGGCCGCGCGCAATCAGGCGCGCCGGCTGCTGTCCGTGGCGGTCGAGGCCTATGCGGCCAGCCTGGGCCGCAATCCCGAACTGGCGCTGGGCGCGCCGGTGCTGGCCGCGCGCCAGTTGATTCAGGCCATGTCCGCGGCGACCGGCCTGCTGGCCGACCCGCCCACCTATGCGCTGAACGAGACGCCGCAATCCATCGCGCAGATACTGGCCGTCAATCTGCGCGTGGGCGATACGCCCGAGCATCTGCGCCTGCTGGACGCGGCGTTGATCCTGAGCGCCGACAACGAACTGGCGCCCGCCACGTTTGCGGCGCGCATCGCCGCGTCGGCGGCGGCCGACCTGTTCTCCTGCGTGACGACGGCGCTGGGCGCCTTCGAGGGCATGCTCACCGGGCTGGGCTGCGAACAGGCCGAGTCGGTGCTGGCGCAGGCGCGGTCGCGCGACGCCTATCTCGATCAACTGAAGAGCCTGCTGGCGCGCAAGAGCCCCGTGCCGGGGTTCGGCCATCCGCTCTATCCAGACGGCGACCCGCGCGCCACGCTGCTGCTGGACCTGGTGCGCGAGGTCGGACCCGCCAGCGCGCGTGGCGAGATGGCGCTGCAAGGGGTGGACCAGGCCAGCAACGAGCTAGGCCTGAAGCCCAACCTGCCGCTGGCCCTGGCGGTGTTGTCGGCGGTGCTGGGCGCGCCGCTGGGGGCCGCTGGCGCGCTGATGTCCGTGGGACGCGCGGCGGGGTGGGTGGCGCATGCGCTGGAGCAGCGCCTGGCCGGTTTCCTGGTGCGGCCGCGCGCGCGGTACATCGGGCCCTCGTGA
- a CDS encoding SDR family NAD(P)-dependent oxidoreductase: protein MTTLSLVTGASRGLGRNTALSIARHGGDVIVTYRDGKDAADAVVADIQALGRKAVALRLDTSKVSSFPDFVMAVRAALEDTWGRDTFDHLINNAGHGEMTAFSATTQAQFDALFDVHVKGVFFLTQSLLPMLADGGRIINFSSGLTRVSFPGFSAYAAAKGAVETLTVYLARELGGRGITANVVAPGAIETDFLGGAVRDTPDYNDAFANMTALGRVGVPDDIGPMIASLLGPANRWVNGQRIEVSGGQSI, encoded by the coding sequence ATGACCACCCTTTCCCTTGTGACCGGCGCCAGCCGCGGCCTGGGCCGCAACACCGCGTTGAGCATCGCCCGCCATGGCGGCGACGTGATCGTCACCTATCGCGATGGCAAGGACGCCGCGGATGCCGTCGTGGCGGACATCCAGGCGCTCGGCCGCAAGGCGGTCGCGCTGCGGCTGGATACGAGCAAAGTCTCATCTTTCCCGGACTTCGTCATGGCTGTGCGCGCGGCGCTCGAGGACACCTGGGGCCGCGATACGTTCGATCATCTCATCAACAACGCCGGACACGGCGAGATGACGGCGTTTTCCGCCACCACGCAGGCGCAGTTCGACGCGCTCTTCGACGTTCATGTCAAAGGCGTGTTCTTCCTGACGCAGTCGCTGCTGCCGATGCTGGCCGATGGCGGACGCATCATCAACTTCTCGTCGGGCCTGACCCGCGTGTCCTTTCCCGGCTTCTCGGCCTACGCGGCCGCCAAAGGCGCGGTGGAAACACTCACCGTGTACCTGGCCAGGGAACTGGGCGGCCGCGGCATCACCGCGAACGTCGTCGCCCCGGGCGCGATCGAGACCGATTTCCTGGGCGGCGCGGTGCGCGACACCCCGGACTACAACGACGCCTTCGCCAACATGACCGCGCTGGGCCGCGTGGGCGTGCCCGATGACATCGGCCCGATGATCGCCAGCCTGCTGGGCCCGGCCAACCGCTGGGTCAACGGCCAACGCATCGAAGTCTCCGGCGGCCAATCGATCTAG
- a CDS encoding thiamine pyrophosphate-binding protein — translation MSTPTHAPSHQDTPPPEWGSDYLAALLRHLGLEYVALNPGASYRGLHDSLVNYLGDESPKMLTVLHEEHAVAIAHGYAKVTGRPMGAILHANVGLMHGSMAIFDAYCDRVPVMVFGATGPVDSARRRPWIDWLHTSKDQGALVRSFVKWDAEPYSLEGARDAVLRARQIATTQPQGPVYVCFDSALQEAPCADAPPLLPLARHAPPPRPGIADRLAREAAQRLHAARRPVILIGRVSRDEADWDRRVALAEHCAATVLTDFKVGAAFPTRHPLHGTTPSFFMADEGLQALREADVVLSLDWVDLAGTLRTAWGPTRTPAHVMQVSLDQVLHNGFGGEHQGLVGADTYLMCDPDEFVAQTLAALRDLGDARMAAADLPPEPDMAPHESGDAAEGMSLAVFSGTVSQHLRRHAPACLIRANLGWPGDAHPLAHPLDYLGYDGGGGIGSGPGMAVGAALGLRGTPRLPVAVLGDGDYLMGATALWTAVSYGIPLLVIVANNRSFFNDEVHQEKVAQIRSRPVENKWIGQRIEGPEIDLAGLARAQGALGWGPVQTADQLAQALDEAIAAVKAGKVAVIDARVAREYAKTMAKALGRGH, via the coding sequence ATGTCTACTCCCACGCACGCCCCGTCCCACCAAGACACGCCCCCGCCCGAATGGGGCAGCGACTACCTGGCCGCGCTGCTGCGGCATCTCGGCCTGGAGTACGTGGCGCTCAATCCGGGCGCCAGCTATCGCGGCCTGCACGACAGCCTGGTCAACTACCTGGGCGACGAATCGCCCAAGATGCTGACCGTGCTGCATGAGGAACACGCGGTCGCGATCGCGCATGGCTATGCCAAGGTGACGGGACGCCCCATGGGGGCCATCCTGCACGCCAACGTGGGCCTGATGCACGGCTCTATGGCGATCTTCGACGCCTATTGCGATCGCGTGCCCGTCATGGTGTTCGGCGCCACCGGGCCGGTCGATTCGGCGCGCCGCCGTCCGTGGATCGACTGGCTGCACACCTCGAAGGACCAGGGCGCGCTCGTGCGCTCGTTCGTCAAATGGGACGCCGAGCCGTACTCGCTGGAAGGCGCGCGCGATGCGGTGCTGCGCGCGCGGCAGATTGCCACGACGCAGCCGCAAGGCCCGGTCTACGTGTGTTTCGACAGCGCGCTGCAGGAAGCGCCCTGCGCGGACGCGCCGCCGCTGCTGCCGCTGGCGCGGCATGCGCCGCCGCCGCGCCCGGGCATCGCCGACCGCCTGGCGCGCGAGGCGGCGCAACGGCTGCACGCGGCCAGGCGGCCCGTCATCCTGATCGGACGCGTCTCGCGCGACGAAGCCGACTGGGACCGCCGCGTGGCGCTGGCCGAACATTGCGCCGCCACGGTGCTGACCGACTTCAAGGTGGGCGCGGCGTTTCCGACGCGCCATCCGCTGCACGGCACGACGCCGTCGTTCTTCATGGCCGACGAAGGCCTGCAGGCGCTGCGCGAGGCCGACGTGGTCCTGAGCCTGGACTGGGTGGATCTGGCCGGCACGCTGCGCACGGCCTGGGGCCCGACGCGCACGCCGGCCCACGTGATGCAGGTGTCGCTGGACCAGGTGCTGCACAACGGCTTCGGCGGCGAGCATCAGGGGCTGGTGGGCGCGGACACCTATCTGATGTGCGATCCCGACGAGTTCGTGGCGCAGACGCTGGCGGCGCTGCGCGACCTGGGCGATGCGCGCATGGCGGCGGCCGACTTGCCGCCCGAGCCCGACATGGCGCCACACGAATCGGGCGACGCCGCCGAAGGCATGTCGCTGGCCGTATTCTCGGGCACGGTCAGCCAGCACTTGCGCCGCCATGCGCCCGCCTGCCTGATCCGCGCCAATCTGGGCTGGCCCGGCGACGCGCATCCGCTGGCGCATCCGCTCGACTATCTGGGTTATGACGGCGGCGGCGGCATCGGCTCGGGTCCGGGCATGGCGGTGGGCGCGGCCCTGGGCCTTCGCGGCACGCCGCGGCTGCCGGTGGCGGTGCTGGGCGACGGCGATTATCTGATGGGCGCCACGGCGCTGTGGACCGCCGTCAGCTATGGCATCCCCCTTCTGGTGATCGTGGCCAACAACCGCTCGTTCTTCAACGACGAGGTCCACCAGGAGAAGGTGGCGCAAATACGCTCGCGCCCGGTCGAGAATAAATGGATCGGCCAGCGCATCGAAGGCCCGGAGATCGACCTGGCGGGGCTGGCTCGCGCGCAGGGAGCGCTGGGCTGGGGACCGGTGCAGACCGCGGACCAATTGGCCCAGGCGCTGGACGAGGCGATTGCCGCCGTGAAGGCGGGCAAGGTCGCGGTGATCGATGCGCGCGTGGCGCGCGAATACGCCAAGACCATGGCCAAGGCGCTGGGGCGCGGCCACTGA